A region of the Bacteroidota bacterium genome:
TCTTGCTGTTTATCCAATCCGTGTAAAAAGTTGAATCTGATTTTAAATAATCAGCTTTTGAAATTCCACAAGCAGAAAAACCTAATTCCAACGCTTTGTCTTTTATGAAATCAGATAATTCTTTTAGGTTCAGCATAATTCTACTTCTAAAAAAAGCTTATGGATAAATTGATAGCAAAACTAAATAACAAATCACAAAAGGCAAATCATAAATAAAAACCAAAAACTAATTTTAACTCTTGGTTTGTAATTTCAGAATTGAAAATTATTTGATTTTTGATGCTTATATTCTTTATTCAAAAACCATGAATGGATTAAACATCAAATAAGGATGGATTAATGCCATGCGGCTTGATTCCCAAATGCTTATACGTTTTAAGGGTGGCTTCCCTTCCACGAGGAGTGCGCTTTAGATATCCTTCTTTAATTAAATAAGGTTCATACACTTCCTCAATAGTGTCCGACTCTTCACCAACTGATGTTGCAATTGTTGTTAATCCAACAG
Encoded here:
- a CDS encoding Holliday junction branch migration DNA helicase RuvB, whose translation is VGLTTIATSVGEESDTIEEVYEPYLIKEGYLKRTPRGREATLKTYKHLGIKPHGINPSLFDV